The genomic DNA ATTAATATAGTAACAATGCACCCACGCCTCGAATGATCGTTTCACTAAGGAGGGCATGTGTCGATACTGCGGATTTTCGAAAAAAAAGCGAAATCTGGAAATAAAAGTTCGACCTCTCAGGTCAACTCTATTATGGATAAACAAAGAAAATATGAAGCACTGGTTCGTGCTTATCACCGCGACCTTTTTCGTTACGCATATTGGCTGTGTAAAGACCGCTCTATTGCAGAAGATCTGGTACAAGAAACCTGTTTACGCGCTTGGAAGGCATTAGATTCTCTGCAAGATGATAAAGCCGCTAAGTCATGGTTAATCACCATTTTAAGACGAGAAAATGCACGTCGCTTTGAGCGAAAGCAATTGGAGCTGGTTGATATTGATGAACCCGGCAACGAAGGCTATGCCAACGATGATGGTTTCCACCAAAGTGAGTGGTTACAAGCACAAATAATGCGTTTAGATATCGACTATCGTGAACCTCTATTTTTGCAAGTTGTCGCCGGTTTCAGTGGTGAAGAAATTAGCCAGATACTCGATTTAAACAAAAATACGGTGATGACCCGACTGTTTAGAGCAAGAAACCAACTCAAAGAGCAACTCGATTCATCGACTTCAAATACAGGGAGACAAAATGGATGATTTAGAATTTCGCCGCCGCATTATGTCAGACCCAAAGGCACGAGACGAAGCACTATTGCAGGCGATTGCAAAAGGCGATCACCATGCCAAATTTGCCGACGATGTGTTGAACCTTGACGCCCGAATCGAACAAGCAATGCGCGTTGAGGTGCCCGATAACCTAGCGGATAAAATTTTATTTAATCAAAGTAGCAAAAAAGAAGCCAATCCACCTAGCTTGTACAAACGCAGTTTTGCGATTGCCGCCTCAGTGGCATTTGCTATTGGGATCTTAGTGGGTAGCTTCAACCTATCCCCTAGCTTAGTACCAAGTGCACACGCCAGTTTGGCCGATACTGCCATACAACATGTGATTGCAGAACAACCCTTCACCTCGACCTTGGATGAGCAAGTTAAATCGAGCCAGATCAATACTAAGCTAACTCCTTTTTCTTACCAGTTTAGTGAGAGCTTTCCCTACCATGTCTACTATTTAAATCACTGTGGATTTGGTGATAGCAACGCTTTACACATGGTTTTCCAAGGGGAAAAAGACCGCGTCACCTTGTTTATTACCAATGTCAGTTCCGATCATTCATTGAACTTTAATGAACAAAAGATGTCTGGAACTGTAACCCCTATTGGCCAAGCCTCGATGATTTTAGTTGGCAGCGAAGATGAAGATATTAGCAAGATTGCGCAAAGGTTAACGAAAATAATCAAACCGGTCCAATAATGTAAAACCGGCTAAAGTTCAACCCCTTCTATTATATAAATGAGAAGGGGTTATCACTTTCTATCCATTTATTTCAGCAATGATTGACTTAGAGCAATAACTCTAAGTCCCCCTCTAAATTGCACCATTATTGGTATTTTTCTCTCAAAAATGAACATTTTTGTATTTTTTGCTAGTGGTCTGAGTTGTTAAAACTATATTTAGCTCTAGTATCAGCCGACTTTGAAATTCAAGACCCGTTGATACGCTAGGACTTTAGCGTAAAACATAAGGAAATAATTCATGAAAAAGACGCGTATTCTTAAACGCTCTCTACTTGCAGTTGCAGTGTTAGCTACGACTTCTCAGGTACACGCTGCCGGATTCCAACTTAATGCACAATCAGCGACAGGCATTGGCCGTGCATTTGCAGGTGACGCGGTAATCGCAGATAACGCCTCTTCTATGGCTCGTAACCCAGCGACAATGGCTCTTTTTGATAAAACTTCTTTATCTCTTGGTTTCGAAACTATTATTACTGATATTTCAGTTAAAAATGGCAGTGGTTCAACGGTGGTTGGTGGTAATACTATTGCTACTAATGATTATCAAGACTACGACGATGTAGGTGGCACAGCTGTTGCACCAAACATTCATTTGATCGTGCCAATCAACGATAGATTTGCTGTTGGTGTAAACGCTTATTCAAATTTTGGAACAAGCACTGACTTCTCTGGAAGCCAAGATTACTCTAACTCTCTCTATGGCGGCGAGACTGACATTAAGAGCTTTAACTTTGGCCTTTCCGGATCTTATCGCCTAACTGAGCAATGGAGCTTTGGTGCTGGTCTTGATGTTATTTATGGTCAAGGCACTTTCCGTCGCGGCGGCAACGAATTTCAACTTCCAATACAAACGGTTGACGTAGAAGACGCCGATGGTTGGGCTGTTGGCTTCAACCTTGGTACCGTATTTGAACTTGACCAAAATAACCGTTGGGGCTTGTCTTACCGCTACACACCAGACATCACTGTTAAAGATGATCGTGGCCAAGAAATTGATCTACCTCTACCAGATATGGCTGAGTTCTCAGGTTATCACCACATCAATAACACTGACTTTGCCGTGCACTACTCAGTGCAGTGGATCGGTTGGGGTGCATTTGATGAAATTGACTTCCATAACCTAAATGCTGGTTATGTCCAAGGTGAATATAATAAGCAATACCAATGGCAGGATGGATGGCACTTTGCTATCGGTGGTACTTGGTATGTCACTGACAAAGTTGAATTGCGTACCGGTTACATGCACGATACTAGTGCTCAAAACGACCTAACTTCTATATCTGTGCCTGATTCAGACCGTAACTGGTTATCTGCAGGTGCTAGCTACCACTTCACAGCAGATTCAACACTTGATTTTGGTATTACTTACCTAATCGGTGCAGATCAATCAGTAACTGAGTCAGCACCACTCGTTGACCCTGCTAGCGGACAAGTAATTGGAAGCCACAATATTTCTGCAACCACACGTGCAGACGCTATCCTAGTTGGCCTACAGTACAGTCAAAGCTTCTAGTTTAATTTAGAACTCAGGAAAATTAAAAAAGGTGTTGAACGGCAACGTTCAACACCTTTTTTTACAGTTGCAAGCTCTTAACTCCAGTGCCTAGAACGCAAACCCTAGCGTCCTATAACCAATTATCCCCACAACTGAACGCAATAATCTGGCTAATTTCATTGAAACTGCGCCCCGACTCTGCCTGCCAATGGCAAAACGCCTTGTTCGTCGCCGTGCGAGATTTTTTAGTGTCGCGTCCACCATCAATAATATGGTAACTGCGCAGGTAACCTTCCACATCGCCCGATAAGATAAAGGTATCGACGCCCATTTGTCGCAAGGCATAAGGCCCGGTATTGCCACCCAATCGACTGCCATTCTTTTTTAAATAGTCCCATAGCCCAGTGATATTATCGGCAGGCCAATGAGCGATCATGTTGCCAAAAGAGCCATGCTCTAATCTGGCATTCATGATCATTTCAGCATTTTTCTTAATGGTCATTACCTTGGCAAAGTGACGAATAATCTTTGGATCGGCGGCTTTCATCTCCCACTGCTCGTCCGAGAGCATCAGTAATAACTCAGGCTTAAACGCAAAAAAGTGCTGTTCAAAGTTGGGCCACTTGTTGCTCACCACTTTCCAAGACATGCCAGATTGAAACACTTTCAAACTGAAGATGGATAACCAGCGATCATCTGGGATCTGGCTGATCTCAGTGGCAGTAAAAGGCGGTGAGAGTAATAACTCAAGTTGCCCGTCGCCTCCTTTTCGCTGAGAAGCACGCCGGTAGATATCAGAAAATTTTTCAAGATGCATAACAAACCTAATCAATATGAAAAATGGCACTGGCTGGTAAAAAACCAAGCTCAATGCCATTGATGTCAATAACACAATACCAAATACGATAAACCGTTAAAAATCATCGTCCAGATAGTCATCCAGATAATCTTCTTGCTCTTCGTCCACCGCTTCGTTATCGGTAATTTGTGCTTTGTAGTCCCTACGTTGTAAAAACACGTCACGAGTTAACACGTAAGGATCTGGGGAGTTTTTAATCGCGCTTTCTTGAGCCACTAATGCAGAGCGGGTTTCCATGCCTTCAAAGAACCACTTCCCTAAGCTCGCCCAAACGTTAAGATAGGATAACGGCGGATAAAGGTCATCAGCAAAGTCCCCTGCTTCACGCAAAGTCCACGGACCATAAGCGGGAAACATAAAGTACCAACCGTTGCCCACACCCCATTTACCTAATACGTCACTAAAGGCACGATCATCTTGCTTAGCTATGCCCCCTTGAGCGGCCGCATCATATAAACCTGCCACACCAAAGGTGGTATTTATCCAAAAGCGATTTAAGTGAACTAAGGCCAGTGAGCCGTTACCCATCAAAGCATTGTTTATCACACTGGCTGGCTCATCTAGGTTGGCCAGAAAATTGCTGATACCGGTACGGATAAAACGGGGCGTATAGCCGGT from Vibrio rarus includes the following:
- a CDS encoding OmpP1/FadL family transporter; the encoded protein is MKKTRILKRSLLAVAVLATTSQVHAAGFQLNAQSATGIGRAFAGDAVIADNASSMARNPATMALFDKTSLSLGFETIITDISVKNGSGSTVVGGNTIATNDYQDYDDVGGTAVAPNIHLIVPINDRFAVGVNAYSNFGTSTDFSGSQDYSNSLYGGETDIKSFNFGLSGSYRLTEQWSFGAGLDVIYGQGTFRRGGNEFQLPIQTVDVEDADGWAVGFNLGTVFELDQNNRWGLSYRYTPDITVKDDRGQEIDLPLPDMAEFSGYHHINNTDFAVHYSVQWIGWGAFDEIDFHNLNAGYVQGEYNKQYQWQDGWHFAIGGTWYVTDKVELRTGYMHDTSAQNDLTSISVPDSDRNWLSAGASYHFTADSTLDFGITYLIGADQSVTESAPLVDPASGQVIGSHNISATTRADAILVGLQYSQSF
- a CDS encoding DNA-3-methyladenine glycosylase I, with amino-acid sequence MHLEKFSDIYRRASQRKGGDGQLELLLSPPFTATEISQIPDDRWLSIFSLKVFQSGMSWKVVSNKWPNFEQHFFAFKPELLLMLSDEQWEMKAADPKIIRHFAKVMTIKKNAEMIMNARLEHGSFGNMIAHWPADNITGLWDYLKKNGSRLGGNTGPYALRQMGVDTFILSGDVEGYLRSYHIIDGGRDTKKSRTATNKAFCHWQAESGRSFNEISQIIAFSCGDNWL
- a CDS encoding MlaA family lipoprotein translates to MYRIWLLLVTLMAGCASHPQQQSASSAPSTANDPFASFNRVMWDFNSEILDPYLVRPVSLTYTGYTPRFIRTGISNFLANLDEPASVINNALMGNGSLALVHLNRFWINTTFGVAGLYDAAAQGGIAKQDDRAFSDVLGKWGVGNGWYFMFPAYGPWTLREAGDFADDLYPPLSYLNVWASLGKWFFEGMETRSALVAQESAIKNSPDPYVLTRDVFLQRRDYKAQITDNEAVDEEQEDYLDDYLDDDF
- a CDS encoding DUF3379 domain-containing protein is translated as MDDLEFRRRIMSDPKARDEALLQAIAKGDHHAKFADDVLNLDARIEQAMRVEVPDNLADKILFNQSSKKEANPPSLYKRSFAIAASVAFAIGILVGSFNLSPSLVPSAHASLADTAIQHVIAEQPFTSTLDEQVKSSQINTKLTPFSYQFSESFPYHVYYLNHCGFGDSNALHMVFQGEKDRVTLFITNVSSDHSLNFNEQKMSGTVTPIGQASMILVGSEDEDISKIAQRLTKIIKPVQ
- a CDS encoding sigma-70 family RNA polymerase sigma factor, whose product is MSILRIFEKKAKSGNKSSTSQVNSIMDKQRKYEALVRAYHRDLFRYAYWLCKDRSIAEDLVQETCLRAWKALDSLQDDKAAKSWLITILRRENARRFERKQLELVDIDEPGNEGYANDDGFHQSEWLQAQIMRLDIDYREPLFLQVVAGFSGEEISQILDLNKNTVMTRLFRARNQLKEQLDSSTSNTGRQNG